The following coding sequences lie in one Streptomyces albofaciens JCM 4342 genomic window:
- a CDS encoding PucR family transcriptional regulator, producing MVETVRSAWRDVPPAQVREFAARVLDEVPALAQRILAEIRREYPQLPLAVDEYGEPRALTGIRQSLEHFVRHMSAGLDLPHVHPRIFQEFGRGAGIQGRSLDALQAIYRLGVRLAWRRLAEIGQQVAIPAPAMYELAESGFEYLDGLVAESVRGFAEAAARQAGERLRHQRRLMEQLFATGARAHTAPALTDRAARIGWALPERVAVAVLLRPARESVAPAVGADVLLDMECERPRMVVPEPDAAGRRELLQRATAGWSGALGPAVPLADAAKSLRWASAAVELMERGLLPAGQLLHCTEHTEALVLLPPEELIEDLTRRRLEPLAHCGPTHGRRLAETLLAWLETRGGAPEVAARLGVHPQTVRYRLRQIRELWGDEVDDPDRRFELELVLRARRLRGELSVPGRSSCPR from the coding sequence GTGGTGGAGACCGTCCGCTCGGCGTGGCGCGACGTACCCCCGGCGCAGGTACGGGAGTTCGCCGCCCGCGTCCTCGACGAGGTCCCGGCGCTCGCCCAGCGGATTCTGGCCGAGATCCGCCGTGAATACCCGCAACTGCCGCTCGCCGTGGACGAGTACGGCGAGCCGCGCGCCCTGACCGGCATCCGCCAGTCGCTGGAGCACTTCGTCCGGCACATGTCCGCCGGCCTGGACCTGCCGCACGTCCACCCGCGCATCTTCCAGGAGTTCGGCCGCGGCGCGGGCATCCAGGGGCGCAGCCTGGACGCCCTCCAGGCGATCTACCGGCTGGGCGTACGGCTGGCCTGGCGGCGGCTGGCCGAGATCGGCCAGCAGGTGGCGATCCCGGCCCCCGCCATGTACGAACTGGCCGAATCCGGCTTCGAGTACCTGGACGGGCTGGTGGCCGAATCCGTACGCGGCTTCGCCGAGGCGGCGGCCCGCCAGGCGGGCGAACGGCTGCGGCACCAACGGCGGCTCATGGAGCAGCTGTTCGCCACCGGGGCCCGCGCGCACACGGCGCCCGCGCTCACCGACCGCGCCGCCCGGATCGGCTGGGCGCTGCCCGAACGGGTCGCGGTGGCCGTACTGCTGCGCCCGGCCCGCGAGTCCGTCGCCCCCGCCGTCGGTGCGGACGTCCTCCTGGACATGGAGTGTGAGCGGCCCCGCATGGTCGTACCGGAACCGGACGCCGCCGGACGCCGGGAACTGCTCCAGCGCGCTACGGCCGGATGGTCGGGCGCGCTCGGCCCGGCCGTACCTCTGGCCGACGCGGCCAAGTCCCTGCGCTGGGCGAGCGCCGCCGTCGAACTGATGGAACGCGGCCTGCTGCCCGCCGGACAGCTGCTGCACTGCACCGAGCACACCGAGGCGCTGGTCCTGCTGCCGCCGGAAGAACTGATCGAGGACCTGACCCGGCGGCGGCTGGAACCCCTGGCGCACTGCGGCCCGACTCACGGGCGCCGGCTGGCCGAGACCCTGCTCGCCTGGCTGGAGACGCGCGGCGGCGCGCCAGAGGTGGCCGCCCGGCTCGGCGTCCACCCGCAGACCGTGCGCTACCGGCTGCGTCAGATACGGGAATTGTGGGGCGACGAGGTGGACGACCCGGACCGCCGCTTCGAACTGGAACTGGTGCTGCGGGCCCGGCGGCTGCGCGGCGAACTCAGCGTGCCGGGCCGCTCTTCCTGCCCTCGATGA
- a CDS encoding condensation protein encodes MTALQPARREPAGNGPSGAADRPVRRVPFPVVDEITRHCLTADEPETVHIEVHLPGKPDPGRLRAAFREALCRHPRILMRQAPHRWWRRRYEWELTGVPDGDPVVFPPPGPDALDLARGRALTDLPPLDASPPVRLEVIEQEAEEGGGGGDGGGGTVLLITINHTALDGPACLRVLATAAQLYGGADNSPAPAPVRAAGTAAADGPQDTSPPLGGHRPTRPVRIAGDRGPRAGGRGGGARHATGNGMLITELPVPARPPRTDGVAAYTVNDQLLVATCLMVARWNRLHGRPSAPVVVTMPVDDRPRGTDMPIGNGTRLVSVGFGPEERQDAGLLTAEPPDPAAVARLLRRTAARTRSLKSAPGSQLGLGASLLTAPVLPVGLRGALTRALRTAAAPLASTTLLSNIGRIPYPLDFGDAGRPTAVWFSAPARMPRGLTVTTVSVGGRIQLALRWSHALLDDAAGARLGALFARSLAATSWSPEAGGGAP; translated from the coding sequence ATGACCGCACTCCAGCCGGCCCGGCGGGAACCGGCCGGGAACGGGCCCTCCGGGGCGGCGGACCGGCCCGTACGGCGCGTCCCGTTCCCGGTGGTGGACGAGATCACCCGGCACTGCCTCACGGCCGACGAACCGGAAACCGTGCACATCGAGGTGCACCTGCCCGGGAAGCCGGATCCCGGCCGGCTGCGGGCCGCGTTCCGCGAAGCGCTGTGCCGGCACCCCCGCATCCTGATGCGCCAGGCCCCGCACCGGTGGTGGCGGCGGCGGTACGAGTGGGAGCTGACCGGCGTGCCGGACGGGGACCCGGTCGTCTTCCCGCCGCCCGGGCCGGACGCGCTCGACCTGGCCAGGGGGCGGGCGTTGACCGACCTGCCGCCGCTGGACGCGTCGCCGCCGGTACGGCTGGAGGTCATCGAGCAGGAGGCGGAGGAGGGCGGCGGCGGTGGCGACGGCGGTGGGGGAACCGTTCTGCTCATCACCATCAACCACACCGCCCTGGACGGCCCGGCCTGCCTGCGCGTACTGGCCACCGCCGCCCAGCTCTACGGCGGCGCCGACAACTCCCCGGCGCCGGCCCCCGTACGCGCGGCCGGGACCGCCGCGGCCGACGGGCCGCAGGACACATCGCCACCGCTCGGCGGCCACCGGCCCACCCGGCCCGTACGGATCGCCGGCGACCGCGGGCCCCGTGCGGGCGGCCGGGGCGGCGGCGCCCGGCACGCCACCGGCAACGGCATGCTGATCACCGAACTGCCCGTCCCGGCCCGCCCGCCCCGAACCGACGGCGTCGCCGCCTACACCGTCAACGACCAGCTGCTGGTCGCCACCTGCCTGATGGTGGCCCGCTGGAACCGCCTGCACGGGCGGCCGAGCGCGCCGGTCGTGGTCACCATGCCGGTGGACGACCGCCCGCGCGGCACGGACATGCCCATCGGCAACGGCACCCGGCTGGTCTCGGTCGGCTTCGGGCCGGAGGAGCGGCAGGACGCCGGGCTGCTCACGGCCGAGCCGCCCGACCCGGCGGCGGTCGCCCGGCTGCTGCGGCGCACCGCCGCCCGCACCCGCTCCCTGAAATCCGCCCCGGGCTCGCAACTCGGCCTCGGAGCATCCCTGTTGACCGCTCCGGTGCTGCCGGTCGGGCTGCGCGGGGCGCTGACGCGGGCGCTGCGCACGGCCGCCGCGCCCCTGGCCTCCACCACGCTGCTCTCCAACATCGGCCGCATCCCCTACCCCCTCGACTTCGGCGACGCGGGGCGGCCCACCGCCGTGTGGTTCTCGGCCCCGGCCCGGATGCCGCGCGGGCTGACCGTCACCACCGTCTCCGTCGGCGGGCGCATCCAGCTCGCGCTGCGCTGGTCGCACGCCCTGCTGGACGACGCGGCCGGTGCCCGCCTGGGCGCCCTCTTCGCCCGGTCGCTGGCAGCCACGTCGTGGTCGCCGGAGGCCGGGGGAGGCGCGCCGTGA
- a CDS encoding alpha-(1->3)-arabinofuranosyltransferase domain-containing protein, whose translation MTQTLVSSSPGSPDAGGTPAAAPGAPPPERPRSRRWLPAFWALAFVLFLVPSFGKMTFETKLGVTTDPWKFLGDLGQLWHDRAGFGGITDQYVGYAFPSLPYYALADLVHLPVWIAERLWMSLIVTTAFWGALRLAERLRVGSPPTRLLAAAAYALWPVFTMLIGSTSAAALPGALLPWVLLPLTDHRAPARLAATRSALLIPFMGGVNAASTLASLLPVLLYVLSRTGPRRRSLLVWWVPGVILATAWWSVPLLLLGVYGENFMPYIEQATTTTGTMSATELLRGAGNWVGYLNFGEPWLPAGWTLVAGAGAVLGTALAAALGLAGLARRDVPERRWLLLTVLVVAGICLAGYAGSLGGPFHGLWQDWLDGWLRPFRNIYKFQPGLALALAFGLAHILGVAAERRGTRRVPGRRYVPLVLALSTLPALALPYLNGTVLQPGAFKKLPSAWERTADWLKKHTPDNRALVVPATAHGIYTWGSPIDHPLDVLAESRWAQRDFVPFGTPGVRRAMDAVEQALMSGSEVPGLRDFLGRAGLYDVVVRNDLDPDQIGYVPTQTVKRTLEASGYRKVAAFGPLTTDGKIAPGTPVQIQGLYPRQRAVEIYEPVDTPRPGPVTALPVADTAQVSGGPEALLPLSADPALRHRPAVLTGDNHPGVGTPPLQLTGDGLRRADTRFGLVNSNTSYTYTPGERNHPDSLQDPGREPRQILPTEGIAHQTTGVLRGAASVTASSSGNWLFHLPQYDPVHAFDGDPKTGWAEGSAGDPVGQWLRVGFTRPTYIPSTISLTPLPGDGMRAAPTSVRVQTDRGSVATPLLTNGQRQRIWAPRGTAKWLKITITAAQTPRAGVSGAGFSEVSIPGVQVTRLLRLPADAEKSTSPAATYSLHRGSDPGGLSPVSAEVGLHRQFRTGTDGAYRVSGRAVAVPGPELDQLLDRAAPGKRNRITVTADSTAFGSGPQVSPRNLVDGDLTTAWIAGDKATLHLRWSGKRSIDRIVLAAAGGVSTRPEEILVNSPDGAATAGVDENGWARFDPITTDRLDITISKVKELTLHNPVVGEALQLPVGLSEVHVPALDDLRTPPPSAGDRFSLACGQGPPLAVDGTLHATKASGYVRDLTERRPVKVELCAGEARDGRLDLPSGQHRVEAGDQGPLALTDVTLSRGSAPAPATERRSVTARDWAGDRRTVQVGTGGAAYLQTYENANAGWRATLNGRELSPVRLDGWQQGFLIPAGESGMVRLTYAPSTAYDLGLFGGALGIALLIGSALVRRTRRTPPEPQAPPAPSWVLGAVALTVVVALAAGPYAVIVPLLALVARFRHGLLVPLALLAMLGAGITAALGAGGSPAAGDGPFSATAQALALLGLAAAVVTVPAGKARRGAHAGAGPGPEEEPAPATAPAGSGAESPGPEPEIGARGGGAGVRKRRPPLPPLPRRRRRTAPPDAARPDAAPPDGAPPDAARPDAARPDATPPDTARPDATPPDTARPDATPPDTARPDATPPDTARPDATPPDTARPDATPPDPSDPSDRTGEGPTR comes from the coding sequence ATGACCCAGACGCTCGTGTCCAGCTCACCGGGTTCACCGGACGCCGGGGGCACCCCGGCGGCCGCGCCGGGCGCGCCACCGCCCGAGCGGCCCCGGTCCCGGCGCTGGCTGCCGGCGTTCTGGGCCCTGGCCTTCGTGCTCTTCCTGGTGCCCTCCTTCGGGAAGATGACCTTCGAGACCAAACTGGGCGTGACCACCGACCCCTGGAAGTTCCTGGGCGACCTGGGACAGCTGTGGCACGACCGGGCGGGCTTCGGCGGCATCACGGACCAGTACGTCGGCTACGCCTTCCCGTCCCTCCCCTACTACGCCCTCGCCGACCTGGTGCACCTGCCGGTGTGGATCGCCGAGCGGCTGTGGATGTCGCTGATCGTCACCACCGCCTTCTGGGGCGCGCTGCGGCTGGCCGAGCGGCTGCGCGTCGGGTCCCCGCCCACCCGGCTGCTCGCCGCCGCCGCGTACGCGCTGTGGCCGGTCTTCACCATGCTCATCGGCTCCACGTCCGCCGCCGCCCTGCCCGGCGCGCTGCTGCCGTGGGTGCTGCTGCCGCTCACCGACCACCGCGCCCCGGCCCGCCTGGCCGCCACCCGCTCCGCGCTGCTCATCCCGTTCATGGGCGGCGTCAACGCGGCCTCGACACTGGCCTCGCTGCTGCCCGTCCTGCTGTACGTGCTCTCGCGCACCGGGCCCCGGCGCAGGTCACTGCTGGTGTGGTGGGTTCCCGGCGTCATCCTGGCGACCGCGTGGTGGTCGGTGCCGCTGCTGCTGCTCGGCGTGTACGGCGAGAACTTCATGCCGTACATCGAGCAGGCGACCACCACGACCGGCACCATGTCGGCGACCGAACTGCTGCGCGGCGCCGGCAACTGGGTCGGCTACCTGAACTTCGGCGAACCGTGGCTGCCCGCCGGCTGGACCCTGGTGGCCGGGGCCGGCGCGGTCCTCGGGACGGCGCTGGCCGCCGCGCTGGGCCTGGCCGGACTGGCCCGCCGGGACGTGCCGGAGCGGCGCTGGCTGCTGCTGACCGTGCTGGTGGTGGCCGGTATCTGCCTGGCCGGGTACGCCGGTTCGCTGGGCGGTCCGTTCCACGGGCTGTGGCAGGACTGGCTGGACGGCTGGCTGCGGCCGTTCCGCAACATCTACAAGTTCCAGCCCGGCCTGGCCCTGGCCCTGGCCTTCGGCCTCGCCCACATCCTCGGCGTGGCCGCCGAGCGGCGCGGCACCCGGCGCGTACCGGGACGGCGGTACGTGCCCCTGGTCCTCGCGTTGTCGACGCTCCCTGCCCTGGCCCTCCCGTACCTCAACGGCACCGTCCTCCAACCGGGCGCCTTCAAGAAGCTGCCGTCTGCCTGGGAACGCACCGCCGACTGGCTCAAGAAGCACACCCCCGACAACCGCGCCCTCGTCGTCCCCGCCACCGCGCACGGCATCTACACCTGGGGCTCCCCCATCGACCACCCCCTGGACGTGCTGGCGGAATCCCGCTGGGCGCAGCGGGACTTCGTGCCGTTCGGCACGCCGGGCGTGCGGCGCGCCATGGACGCCGTCGAACAGGCCCTGATGTCCGGCTCGGAGGTGCCGGGGCTGCGCGACTTCCTGGGCCGGGCGGGGCTGTACGACGTGGTGGTACGCAATGACCTGGACCCCGACCAGATCGGCTACGTGCCGACGCAGACCGTCAAACGCACCCTGGAGGCGTCCGGTTACCGGAAGGTGGCCGCGTTCGGGCCGCTGACCACGGACGGGAAGATCGCCCCCGGCACGCCGGTGCAGATCCAGGGCCTGTACCCGCGCCAGCGCGCCGTGGAGATCTACGAACCGGTGGACACCCCGCGGCCCGGCCCGGTCACCGCGCTGCCGGTCGCCGACACGGCGCAGGTCAGCGGGGGGCCGGAGGCGCTGCTCCCGCTGTCCGCCGACCCCGCGCTGCGGCACCGCCCGGCCGTGCTGACCGGCGACAACCACCCGGGCGTCGGCACCCCGCCGCTCCAGCTGACCGGCGACGGGCTGCGCCGTGCCGACACCCGGTTCGGCCTGGTCAACTCCAACACGTCCTACACATATACGCCCGGCGAGCGAAATCACCCGGACAGCCTCCAGGACCCCGGGCGCGAACCCCGGCAGATCCTGCCGACCGAGGGCATCGCGCACCAGACCACCGGGGTGCTGCGCGGCGCCGCCTCCGTCACCGCCTCCAGCAGCGGCAACTGGCTCTTCCACCTGCCGCAGTACGATCCGGTGCACGCCTTCGACGGCGATCCGAAAACCGGCTGGGCGGAAGGCAGCGCGGGCGATCCGGTGGGCCAGTGGCTGCGCGTCGGCTTCACCCGGCCCACGTACATACCGTCCACGATCTCGCTGACGCCGCTGCCCGGCGACGGGATGCGCGCGGCGCCGACCTCCGTACGCGTCCAGACCGACCGGGGCAGTGTGGCCACCCCGCTGCTGACCAACGGCCAAAGGCAGCGGATCTGGGCCCCGCGCGGCACCGCGAAGTGGCTGAAGATCACCATCACCGCGGCGCAGACACCGCGCGCCGGAGTGTCCGGCGCGGGCTTCTCCGAGGTGTCGATCCCGGGCGTGCAGGTCACCCGGCTGCTGCGGCTCCCGGCGGACGCCGAGAAGTCCACCTCACCGGCCGCGACGTACTCGCTGCACCGCGGCAGCGACCCCGGCGGCCTGTCGCCGGTCTCCGCCGAGGTGGGGCTGCACCGGCAGTTCCGTACCGGTACGGACGGGGCGTACCGGGTCTCCGGCCGGGCGGTGGCCGTACCCGGGCCGGAACTCGACCAGCTGCTGGACCGGGCGGCGCCCGGGAAGCGGAACCGGATCACCGTCACCGCCGACTCCACGGCCTTCGGCTCCGGCCCCCAGGTGAGCCCCCGCAACCTGGTGGACGGCGATCTGACCACCGCCTGGATCGCGGGCGACAAAGCGACCCTGCACCTGCGCTGGTCCGGCAAGCGCAGCATCGACCGGATCGTGCTGGCCGCGGCGGGCGGCGTCTCCACCCGGCCCGAGGAGATCCTCGTCAACTCGCCCGACGGCGCGGCGACCGCCGGGGTGGACGAGAACGGCTGGGCCCGCTTCGACCCCATCACCACCGACCGCCTCGACATCACCATCAGCAAGGTCAAGGAGCTCACCCTCCACAACCCGGTGGTGGGCGAGGCCCTGCAACTGCCCGTCGGCCTGAGCGAGGTCCACGTCCCCGCCCTGGACGACCTGCGGACGCCGCCGCCCTCCGCGGGCGACCGGTTCTCGCTCGCCTGCGGACAGGGCCCGCCGCTCGCCGTGGACGGCACGCTGCACGCCACCAAGGCTTCCGGTTACGTACGTGATCTGACCGAACGCCGACCGGTCAAGGTCGAACTGTGCGCGGGCGAGGCACGCGACGGGCGGCTGGACCTGCCGTCCGGACAGCACCGGGTGGAGGCCGGCGACCAGGGCCCGCTGGCGCTGACGGACGTCACCCTCAGCCGGGGCAGCGCCCCCGCGCCCGCCACCGAGCGGCGGAGCGTGACCGCGCGCGACTGGGCGGGCGACCGCCGCACGGTCCAGGTGGGCACGGGCGGGGCCGCGTACCTCCAGACGTACGAGAACGCCAACGCCGGCTGGCGCGCGACGCTCAACGGGCGCGAACTGTCCCCCGTGCGCCTCGACGGGTGGCAGCAGGGGTTCCTGATCCCGGCGGGCGAGAGCGGCATGGTGCGGCTGACGTACGCACCGTCCACCGCGTACGACCTGGGGCTGTTCGGTGGCGCGCTCGGCATCGCGCTGCTCATCGGCTCGGCCCTGGTACGCCGGACACGGCGCACCCCGCCGGAGCCGCAGGCGCCGCCCGCGCCGTCCTGGGTGCTGGGGGCCGTCGCCCTCACGGTGGTCGTGGCCCTCGCCGCCGGGCCGTACGCGGTGATCGTTCCGCTGCTGGCCCTGGTGGCCCGGTTCCGGCACGGGCTGCTCGTACCGCTCGCGCTTTTGGCGATGCTCGGAGCCGGGATCACGGCGGCCCTCGGCGCGGGCGGGTCCCCCGCCGCCGGTGACGGTCCGTTCAGCGCGACTGCTCAGGCGCTGGCCCTGCTGGGGCTGGCGGCGGCGGTGGTGACGGTGCCGGCCGGGAAGGCGCGGCGCGGGGCGCATGCGGGGGCCGGGCCGGGGCCGGAGGAGGAACCGGCGCCGGCTACGGCACCGGCGGGCTCGGGCGCGGAGTCGCCGGGGCCGGAGCCGGAAATAGGGGCCCGAGGGGGAGGAGCGGGCGTGCGGAAGCGGAGGCCGCCCCTGCCGCCGTTGCCGCGCCGACGGCGGCGTACCGCGCCACCGGATGCCGCGCGGCCGGATGCCGCGCCACCGGACGGGGCACCGCCGGACGCCGCGCGGCCGGACGCCGCACGCCCGGACGCCACACCACCGGATACCGCACGCCCGGACGCCACACCACCGGATACCGCACGCCCGGACGCCACACCACCGGATACCGCACGCCCGGACGCCACACCACCGGATACCGCACGCCCGGACGCCACACCACCGGATACCGCACGCCCGGACGCCACGCCACCGGACCCGTCAGATCCTTCGGACCGAACCGGGGAGGGACCCACCCGATGA
- a CDS encoding glycosyltransferase family 4 protein gives MPQHVRPSSSAAPLAHPAPGHPVPPVPPASPAAEAPPARSAHQPPVLPRRIVFLARRDLGNPAAGGSELLVDRIAEGLTAHGHEVTLLCGGPVAEHGYRVVSAGGDAGHYLRVRRRLARRVGPCDLLVEVCNGMPYLAPLWHRGPTLCLVNHVHTDLWGLRYPAPAARLGRRLEHWALAGAHRGNLMVAVSGSTAAALRGLGVARDRIRLVHNGVAEPGPLLPESPEPLFLAMGRLVEYKRVDLLLRLWERVRPVTGGRLVIVGDGPERTRLEATAGPGVHFTGRISEQDKHELLCRAWLLLHPSLVEGWGLVVMEAAARHTPTVGFDIPGLRDSVDDGTTGLLARGESSFAAHWCTLALSGPRRHALGAAAARRAARFRWSATVRSFRAVAAESYDRAHLDLPAGR, from the coding sequence ATGCCCCAGCACGTACGACCGTCCTCGTCCGCCGCACCGCTCGCACATCCCGCACCAGGACACCCCGTACCGCCCGTACCACCGGCATCCCCCGCTGCCGAGGCACCACCCGCCCGATCAGCACACCAGCCCCCCGTACTCCCCCGGCGCATCGTCTTCCTCGCCCGCCGCGACCTCGGCAACCCCGCCGCCGGCGGCTCCGAACTGCTCGTGGACCGCATCGCCGAGGGCCTGACCGCGCACGGCCACGAGGTCACCCTGCTGTGCGGCGGCCCGGTGGCCGAGCACGGCTACCGGGTGGTCTCCGCGGGCGGCGACGCCGGGCACTACCTGCGCGTCCGCCGCCGGCTCGCCCGCCGCGTCGGCCCCTGCGACCTGCTGGTCGAGGTCTGCAACGGCATGCCGTACCTGGCCCCCCTCTGGCACCGCGGCCCGACGCTGTGCCTGGTCAACCACGTCCACACGGACCTGTGGGGCCTGCGCTACCCGGCGCCCGCCGCCCGGCTCGGCCGCCGCCTGGAGCACTGGGCGCTGGCCGGCGCCCACCGCGGCAACCTCATGGTCGCGGTGTCCGGCTCGACCGCCGCCGCGCTGCGCGGGCTCGGCGTGGCGCGGGACCGTATCCGGCTGGTGCACAACGGCGTGGCCGAGCCGGGGCCGCTGCTCCCCGAGTCGCCCGAGCCGCTGTTCCTGGCCATGGGGCGGCTGGTCGAGTACAAGCGCGTCGATCTGCTGCTGCGCCTGTGGGAGCGGGTGCGGCCGGTCACCGGCGGCCGGCTGGTGATCGTCGGGGACGGGCCGGAGCGCACCCGGCTGGAGGCGACGGCCGGGCCCGGCGTGCACTTCACCGGCCGGATCAGCGAGCAGGACAAGCACGAACTGCTGTGCCGCGCCTGGCTGTTGCTGCACCCGTCGCTGGTCGAGGGCTGGGGCCTGGTGGTCATGGAGGCCGCCGCCCGGCACACCCCGACCGTCGGCTTCGACATCCCCGGCCTGCGCGACTCGGTGGACGACGGGACGACCGGGCTGCTGGCCCGCGGCGAGAGCTCCTTCGCCGCGCACTGGTGCACGCTGGCGCTCAGCGGCCCGCGCCGGCACGCCCTGGGCGCCGCCGCCGCGCGCCGGGCCGCCCGGTTCCGCTGGAGCGCCACGGTGCGCAGCTTCCGCGCGGTGGCGGCCGAGTCGTACGACCGGGCCCACCTCGACCTCCCCGCCGGGCGGTGA
- a CDS encoding class I SAM-dependent methyltransferase: MRDPSLRRSLTLFRAFLREQHDPEHCYGLLARDAADQIERYEPLKGRVVADIGGGSGHFTEEFRRRGALGYLFEPDPRELTARGRTPPGAVLADGYLLPLADGAADVCFASNVLEHVADPRTFLSELVRVTRPGGLIYLSFTNWLSPWGGHETAPWHYLGAGRARTLYRWRTGRTAKHTLGENLFALHIGPTLRHLRSRDDVRIVTARSRYAPFFAETIPRLPVVREVATWNLLLILRRLP; the protein is encoded by the coding sequence GTGCGGGACCCTTCCCTGCGCAGATCACTCACCCTCTTCCGCGCCTTCCTGCGCGAACAGCACGATCCCGAGCACTGCTACGGCCTGCTCGCGCGCGACGCCGCCGACCAGATCGAACGGTACGAGCCGCTGAAGGGGCGCGTCGTCGCGGACATCGGCGGCGGCAGCGGGCACTTCACCGAGGAGTTCCGGCGGCGCGGCGCGCTCGGCTACCTCTTCGAGCCCGACCCGCGCGAGCTGACCGCCCGCGGCCGGACGCCGCCGGGCGCCGTGCTCGCCGACGGCTATCTCCTCCCGCTGGCCGACGGCGCCGCCGATGTGTGCTTCGCGTCCAACGTCCTGGAGCACGTGGCGGATCCGCGGACCTTCCTGAGCGAGCTGGTGCGGGTCACCAGGCCGGGTGGCCTGATCTACCTCTCGTTCACCAACTGGCTCTCCCCGTGGGGTGGACACGAGACCGCGCCCTGGCATTACCTGGGCGCCGGGCGGGCCCGCACGCTCTATCGGTGGCGCACCGGCCGGACCGCGAAGCACACCCTGGGCGAGAACCTCTTCGCCCTGCACATCGGCCCGACCCTGCGGCACCTCCGCTCCCGCGACGACGTACGGATCGTGACGGCCCGCTCCCGGTACGCGCCGTTCTTCGCCGAAACGATCCCGCGCCTGCCGGTCGTCCGTGAAGTGGCCACCTGGAACCTCCTCCTCATCCTGCGGCGGTTGCCATGA
- a CDS encoding DUF3068 domain-containing protein, with amino-acid sequence MRKTASPFSLVLLGLGVFLLVLAPMLAWYVAPRAQRTPVDVDTTTVFTGTGSYFDAESLRTRSKQKITITRHVLGDVAESERSGRAVWDVSTTVDTPVTLALKDPRRAFQWTVERWVTDRRTNAPVHCCEEAPTRFEGEAYLKFPFDVQRRTYRWWDNTLGAAVPLRFAGTSRVQGYEGYRFTGTVEPTRTGSRQVPGRLVGRPAQGQVQAEEWYANSRIELVVDRRTGRIINASISPHKTLRAPGARTDAVTLLRADGLEFTPATQRAQVALADADSTKLARVGETAPVVAAVAGGGLTLFGVVLVVRGRRRFS; translated from the coding sequence ATGCGTAAGACCGCCTCGCCCTTTTCCCTGGTCCTGCTGGGACTCGGCGTCTTCCTCCTGGTGCTCGCGCCGATGCTCGCCTGGTACGTGGCACCGCGCGCCCAGCGCACCCCGGTGGACGTCGACACGACCACCGTCTTCACCGGCACCGGCAGCTACTTCGACGCCGAATCGCTGCGCACCAGGAGCAAACAGAAGATCACCATCACCCGGCACGTGCTGGGCGATGTGGCGGAGAGCGAGCGCAGCGGGCGGGCCGTGTGGGACGTGTCCACGACCGTGGACACGCCGGTGACGCTGGCGCTGAAGGACCCGCGCAGGGCGTTCCAGTGGACGGTGGAGCGCTGGGTGACCGACCGGCGCACCAACGCCCCGGTGCACTGCTGCGAGGAGGCGCCGACCCGCTTCGAGGGGGAGGCGTACCTGAAGTTCCCCTTCGACGTGCAGCGCCGGACGTACCGCTGGTGGGACAACACGCTGGGCGCCGCGGTCCCGCTCCGCTTCGCGGGCACCAGCCGGGTGCAGGGGTACGAGGGCTACCGCTTCACCGGGACCGTCGAGCCCACCAGGACGGGCAGCCGGCAGGTGCCGGGGCGGCTGGTGGGGCGGCCCGCGCAGGGCCAGGTCCAGGCCGAGGAGTGGTACGCGAACAGCCGTATCGAGCTGGTCGTCGACCGGCGTACCGGCCGCATCATCAACGCGTCCATCTCCCCGCACAAGACACTGCGGGCCCCCGGCGCGCGGACCGACGCGGTGACCCTGCTGCGCGCCGACGGTCTGGAGTTCACCCCCGCGACCCAGCGGGCACAGGTGGCGCTGGCGGACGCGGACAGCACCAAGCTGGCGCGGGTCGGCGAGACGGCGCCGGTCGTGGCGGCGGTGGCGGGCGGCGGATTGACGCTCTTCGGCGTGGTGCTCGTGGTGCGCGGGAGGCGGCGGTTCAGCTGA